In one window of Candidatus Thermoplasmatota archaeon DNA:
- a CDS encoding carbon-nitrogen hydrolase family protein, translating to MKICLINTKPTVGDKKKNLKKMEKAISGDVADVYVFGEMALTGYRCRDEYRDLAEYVDGSSIQSIKKIANEKSCYIIFGMPLKERRGIISNAAVMVHPEGKVSVYRKYFIANFGPFEEKLYFSPGNGLPVFETRHGKVGMCICYDLFFPELVKGLALKGADMVVCISASPTTSREFFERILPARAIENTIFMAYANLVGAQENLIFWGGGQLYGPKGNLIAKGKYLKEGFVSTEIDLEEIEETRASRPTLRDTKAEIFADLYHISKSENMHYGYGLIGLKMGKYASQKMNVKKAVVYGKEDMVDGIIFSTGCMKNKITFESNDRIGATFVSDKKEISIFLR from the coding sequence ATGAAAATATGCTTAATAAATACAAAACCAACAGTAGGAGACAAAAAAAAGAACCTGAAAAAAATGGAAAAAGCGATTTCAGGTGATGTGGCAGACGTATATGTATTTGGAGAAATGGCTCTTACTGGATACAGATGCAGAGACGAATACAGAGATCTGGCAGAATACGTTGATGGTTCTTCCATTCAGTCGATCAAAAAAATTGCCAATGAAAAAAGCTGCTATATAATATTCGGAATGCCTTTAAAAGAGAGAAGAGGTATAATTTCAAATGCTGCAGTAATGGTTCATCCTGAAGGAAAGGTAAGCGTTTATAGAAAATATTTCATTGCAAATTTTGGCCCATTTGAAGAAAAACTTTATTTTTCGCCAGGAAATGGATTGCCCGTATTTGAAACCAGGCATGGGAAAGTAGGAATGTGCATATGTTATGACCTATTTTTCCCGGAACTTGTGAAAGGGCTTGCCCTAAAAGGTGCCGACATGGTAGTATGCATATCTGCATCTCCCACAACAAGCAGGGAATTTTTTGAGAGAATTTTACCTGCGAGAGCTATCGAGAATACTATATTCATGGCATATGCAAATTTAGTAGGTGCACAAGAAAATCTCATCTTTTGGGGAGGGGGGCAACTTTATGGACCGAAGGGCAATCTTATTGCCAAAGGGAAATACCTAAAGGAAGGATTTGTCAGTACAGAAATTGATCTTGAAGAAATTGAGGAGACAAGAGCTTCTAGGCCAACATTAAGGGATACCAAAGCGGAGATATTTGCAGACCTGTATCACATTTCTAAAAGTGAAAACATGCATTATGGCTACGGGCTGATCGGGTTGAAGATGGGAAAATATGCATCCCAAAAAATGAATGTAAAAAAAGCAGTGGTATACGGCAAGGAAGACATGGTGGACGGCATCATTTTCTCGACAGGATGCATGAAAAATAAAATAACATTTGAAAGCAATGACAGAATAGGTGCAACATTCGTTTCAGATAAAAAAGAAATCAGCATATTTTTAAGGTAG